gtgcagctggttgagcctctgcctggttcgagtcccgtctgctccacttccagtccagctccctgggaaaagtagctgaagctggcccaaggccttgggcccctgccatccacgtgggagacctgggtggagttccaggctcctggcttcagccattgtggcatttggggagtgaaccagtagatggaagttttctgtctctccctctctttcttcttcttttttaaatatttatttatttatttgaaagtcagagttacacacagagagaaggagaggcagagagagagagagagagaaagagagagagagagagaggtcttctatccactggttcactccccagttgaccacaacagttGGAGTTGTATcagtcccagcagagagctggatcagaagtggagcagctgggactcgaacctgtgcccataagggatgctggcgcttcagaccagggctttacctgctacaccacagcacttgctcctctctttctataattctgcatttttcttcaaacaaataaataaattttaaaataataaagtggcAGGGCCGGCATTggggcatagctggtaaagccatcacctgtattgcccacattccatatgggcggcagtttgagtcgactgctccacttccaatccagttctctactgtggcctggggaagcagtggaagatggcccgagtccttgggcccctgcacctgtgtgggagacctggaagaagctcctggctcctgttttcggatctacacagctccggccattgtgaccatctggagagtaaaccagtggatggaaggcttctcactctctctctctgcctctccttatctctctgtatgtgactctgactttcaaataaataaataaatcttataataaataataaaatgacatgGTCTTGCATATAGCACCTACATATCCTTGTATACTTtatatcatctctagattacttgcaGAGTCTAATACAACGTAACAGCTGCCTTCAACGTTATTCAGGCACTAGTGCAAGGGAGCAAGGACTGGACACATTCGGTACAGATCCAATCTGacctggcacctgctgtgtgcgaGCGGGgagcctgtgcacctgcagggctggctgtgTTTGCAAGTCTTTAGGTGCCACAAGGACTGTTAGTGCACCATGGTGCGAAGATGCCAACCAGCATGTGGGGTCGGTGGGCAAATGCGAGGTCCCTGCGTGGGTGGGGTGTCAGGGGCCAGGGACGCTGGAGTCAGGATGGCTCTATCTCAGGAGGGGACTCAATCACACCCCAGGGGCACAGCGGCGGCTGAGGTCATCCAGAAACACTGTAGCAACAAGAAAGAAGGGGACAGACAAAACGAGAGAGGCGTGCAGTGAACATGAACCACAGCCAGATCTGGAAAATGGACAGGTGGGGCTTCCGAGATGCACCCAGCCCCGTGCTCACTTTACAGTCATAGCAGAGCACCAGGGAACAAGGATGCCACCTTGTGGCCATTGCCCACATTGCCGCTGTCATGTCTGGCCAACCGGGAGTTTATGGACTGGAAGCTTGGCCTGAGGTCTTTacagagcagggcccaggtaGGGTGAGGATGAAAGGGTGGtgggggaaaggaggaggggatTCAAAGTTGTGGGAACCACTAGGGTGCGCTTCAGAGGCAGCAGGAAGGCTCCCAGCAGTGGGGACaggagacagggcaggggtgcagagagggagcctggcaggtgcaccacacgccaggctgggctgcagctgtgccCACAGCTCCTTCTCCACCCAGGTGAGGCACCTGATAGCCCTGGCGTCATCTGGAGGCCTACCAGGTGCCaggctctgttctttttttttaaaaaaggaattattttatttattggaaagggagagcaagagcgagagtgagagtgagaaagtcttccatccgctggctcaatccacaaatggctgccacggagccaggagctccacccaggtctcttgacacgggtgtcaggggcccaaagacttggaatCTTCTGCCGCCTTCACAGGTGCATCGGcgggaagctgcatcagaagcagagcctgggaagTCCAGGCGGTGCTCggacaggggatgccagtgtcgctgGTGGCCCCAGGCTCTGTTCCGTGCCTACTGCACCTGCTAACTCCCTGAAGCCCATTTCACACGGCAGGTTACACTCATTTCACACCGTGGTTCACACCCATTTCACACTGCACAGCACAAGGCTGGGCTTCGGATTCGTTAAAAGACCTGGGTGTGCCTGCCTCTTCCAGGCATGGGGCAGACACTAACGTGGCCTGTGTTCGCCCTGGCTGTGTTTATCTCACCCGGAACAAGCTCAGAGGAGCTAGGTGGTCGCTCGAGCCCCCAAGATGCTCCTGTTTGTGATCTCACAGCCCTCAAGGCTGCTAGAGTtgcacccattttacagatgttgtGGCTGAAGTTCAGAGGTGTGGTGACTCCCTCCCGCCCCGCCACATTCACACAGTGACTGGGTTTGGCCCTGAAACCAAAGCCGAAACTCCGCTGTCTCTGGACGTCTCCGTAGGTTTCTACAGGGGCAGACCCTCACCTGGGAGGCCCTTGGGAGAGGTGGCGGGCCACGTTGGGATGGGAAAACCCCCACCACATGACCCTGGTAGAAAAAAACGCCAAGCACGCCCAAACGATAAAATAGCTCTTCTTTATTCGCTTTGATTCGGATCATTGGAAATATTCgacaataaataaaacacagcaaGGGCTGGGGGAAGCAGACTCGCTACTGTCATTCAGAACACACCCAGCTGCCTTCGAGCAGTGGGGGGGGGCAGAAAGCAGCCCCGTGGGAAACACCAACACCCAGACACTCGCACCACAAAGACGAAAAGTGCTCAAGAGACTTTGGCTGTGAAGggaagctggggaggggctgaAGCGGGCACGCAGGGGGAGGGCCAGGGCCCCGCAGTCATCTGGGACGGACACCGAGTGACAGCTGGCTCACCGCTGCCGGCACAGGGCTCAGTGCTCTTCCGCTGGGCGGGGGGGTTGCTCACAGCCTGGCCCACGGCAGGGCTGCCCCACAAGAAGctgcctccctccactccctgctttgcccagcacaggtgcaggtgccagcGGGGGCTGCAAGGGCTGGTGTTCTCACGGCAAGAGGAGGGACGCCTGCGGGGGGAtgggggagcagctgggggcaggtggcagggctTGCTTCGCACCAGACGCCCACCGTGGACACGGAGATACCCCAGGAGCTCTGCAGTGGGGCGTGCACAGCCACCGAGGCCCGGGCTCCAGCACCCGTGGCTGGACCAGGATGCATTGCAGCTGCCCAGGACGCGGGCTTCCAGTCATAACCAGGCGAGAGAAAATGAGTTCTGTCCTAGTCTGTTTCACGGGCTCTCGGGCCACCTGGACAACAGCAGGGAACGCAGCCATCGTGGCTGTCTGTGTTCTCTGTGCTTCTGGCCCCCTTTACCCAGAGGCCCAATTCACAAGGAGGTAGTACTGGCCTCCGGGGACCCCTCCGGCCACAGCCCCTTCATCAAAAGATCCACTCACCCCTACCCACCTGCCACCGCTCCCcgtctgctttcccaagccagggTCCTGCGATCTTCCTAGCCTCTCCCACTGAGTATGACCCACGGGGTTTACTGGTGCCTGGCAATCAGGGACTTCCAAAGGCAGCCACTGAAGGCTTTCTTCTTCCCATTGGTCCCGCCTCCCCCGACGGGTGGGAGAGGGCAGCGGTGGGCTTGGCTTctgccctggaggctggggcACTCTGCAGGTGTCGTGACCTCGGGGATGGCTCTGGGTGCTGTTTTCAGAGCCCTGGGCCCCAGAGGGGCTACCCTGCCTTTGCCCGggctctgtgtgtgagtgtgcatgtgtgtgcgcgtgcaggGTGGATGCAGAGCACCTGCCTGGCCCCGGGGTTCCGCCTCCTCCCGTCCACGGCAGCCCCAGCACCCTCTGCGAGAAACTCTCTTGTGGGCTTCAACTACCTTCCCCCCGGGGAGGGCTTGGGTCGGCTGCAGCCAGCGGTGCATCTACTTCTGGCCCCAACGCCAGGCTGTGAAGCCATTGGGTGCTCACTGCTGAGCCCAGGAGACACGCAGATGAGGTTTCAGTGAGTTTTGGAGACTGTACCCTGAGAATGAATCCAAGTGCACGATGAGGACAGCAGGCTGGGCCGGGGGGGAGAGCGAGGGGTGTCTCTGccagggggtgggccaggctgctgGGTGCAGGCTTGGTGGCCACGCCCACCTCTGGCACCAGTGGGTCCTGTTTTTGCTCAGGGTCTGTTTGACTTGTGCTATCTgtcacagctggtgcgctgctgcCACTTTCAATGGGGCACTGCtttgctcatctgtgaaatgcGAGAGCTGGATTCATGGGCTGGGAGCTCCTCACGGGATGCAGGGTGATAGAGAGAGaccacagggacacagacacctgGGCAGCGTCCAGGGCCGCCATGGCCACTGAGGGACCTACGCATGCTCAGTGGGCCCAAAGCAGCCACTGCTCATCCTGAACCTGGGATCCCTACACAGACTCAGCTGTTAGGGGAAGTGGCGGGGGGATTCAGGGTTCACCGGGGCTCTCTGCCCTGGTGCCCACTTTGGTCAAGTCGGTCCTGGGGGGTTAATCAGACCCCCAGCCGGCTGAGAGCCTGGCcagcctgcatcagccagggcaggTGTTACGTTtgggggagatttttttttttaaagaaaaaccacTTTCTGGACTCCGAGTCTCTGAGAATCTAATAAAAGCCAGGGAACCTGCTCCCAGCCAAGATGCGCCCGTGCACACCCTCAGGGAACCCTCACAGACCTGGCCTGCAGGGACCTCTGAGCGGCCTGAAACCCGCTGTGCCTTGGCGGAGGTCCCGGAGCACCTGTCACTGCCGCCTGTGGAGGACCCTGAGCGGAggcgggcagggcccagggctcccaAGCCCGCTCCCTTCACCCCTCCCGCATGCCCGGGAGAatgtcacccccaccccacccccagcagcctcctTTCAGGAAACGTTTTCTGCAGCAAGAATGGTTTTTCTGACCCAGCATCGGTAGCTGAGCCAACCCTCCCGGTTCCCCGATGCCTGCGGCTCCCCCGCCCACCGGGCCCCAGGGAGGTTCCGCTGAGTCGGGGAGACCCCAAGGCGGGCCAGGTGGAGCCACACAGCATCCCAGGAACCTGCTGAGCTGACACCACGAGATGTGCCCCAGACACACTGAGCCTGCGGTAGGGCCCCCGGCCGCCCGCTGCCGAggtggggttgggggcggggTAAGAGCAAGCTGAAGGACACACTGGCACCAGCAGCATGGGCACAGGTGCACACGATGTCAGTTGAATGAacgaagaaatcaataaataatcagGAAGGctgaggaagaagaaagcaagCAGTGGGGACGAGGGGATGAGGTATGTGCCAGTCCCCGCTGCTCAGATGCCCCCTGGCCCCGGGTCCCAGACTCTACAGAGGGAGCCAGCAGCGCCTGGGCCCAGAGCTCAGGCCCGCAGGGAGGACGCCGGCTGTGCCAGGGCCCCTGGATGGGCTCCTAACCCAACCACGTGAAAATCAGAGGGGGACATTCTATGGCCAATTGGCACTGGAGCGGCGCCAAATGGCATCCGAGCCTTGTCCCACTCTGGGCACTGGCTCAGGAACCTGGGAAAGATGCTCTGgacgcggggcggggccaggggacctggctgggggaggggcccctgcCGCGTGTGGGGCCTTCTGCTTCATTCTAGCCGATACATGCATTTCTTCCCCCCAATACCAAGGCACATGGAAGCCATCAGCTCTGTGCTCGGCCATCATCAGAACCACGGAGTCTGATGACTCCAATCAGAAGAGGTGCCTGCTCCCATCCTAAGTTTCTGGGAAGCCCCGTGGGGTCAGAGGCCTCTCCGCAGGGTGTGGCAAGGAAGGAGTGACAGGGGCCACACCAAGCGAGAAGCCATGCTCTGTGCCCACGGGACCCAGCGTGGAGGTCACAGGCACACCTGGCCCATCTCCTTGGGGGATGTCACCAGGGCTTTTCAGGTTTGTCACCCTGCTGCCCTAGAGGCCAAAATGATTTTAGTGTCCAGAGACTGGACCTTCCCCAGGGTCTCCCCCAAGGGCAGCCGTCGGGGGGGGGGTCCGCCCCACCTGAGACAGGTTCTGAGCCGAGCCACCTTGCTGAGTGGACGCCGCCCAAGGCCCGGGTGCACGAAGCTGTGAGTGGCACCCGAGCACACCCCGAGGCGGGCCCTCGGCGCTGTGGCAACAGAGCAGCTCCGGGCGATGCTGGGCCTGGAGACGGCGCAGGTGCAGGCGCGGCGCTGCGTGGCGCGGCCCTTCCTCCCACCGCGCGGCATCATCTCCCTTTGAAGATGCGGATTTTGTTGATGGCTGCCAAGGTGGCCGTGACGTTGGACTCGAAGTCCGCGTCGTGCACGCCCGTCTTGCGGAAGGCCCCTGCCGAGGGGTTGTTCTCCCAGTAGTGGTGCCAGTTCCCTTTGCTGTCGGCTCCGAAGCCATACAAATCCACCTGCAAAGGGGCACAGGGCTAGGTCAGCAGGTGCACTGCGGGGCCCGGGGCGGAACCTCCAGGAACAGGGTTCCAGGaacagggttgggggaggggacgcAGACTCCCACGTCAGGCTCAAATCAGGGCTAGAGGTGTGCCTCCTCCAATGCTGGCACATGCCAAATGTGTTCCCCAGCTGCGACCTGGCGCCTGTTCACCACCGTGTCCCTGGCTCTCCTTCCCCCCACAGCACACGGTGGCCCGAGGACGTGTACAATTGCTACGTGTCATTtcaaacaaattggaaaaaaggaagggagggagggagggagacaggctgAAGGCTTTCTTGGAATCCCACGAGCCAGTAACCCACAACCCTGTTGTGGGTTCCCAGAACACCCTGGGGCTTGGTGAGGCAAAAGCAtgtcaataaaattctagccctGGGCCAGCTAGAAGGCATCCCTGGAGGTGACTGCATATGGGTGGTCCTGAGGGGGCCCGGCAGCACCAGGGGACAGGTACAGCCCCTTCTCCAGCGGGGAGGGACTGGAATGGAGCGGCGAGGAGGGTAGGGCTTGGAGCTGAGCAGACGCccccaagtcccggctctgccacGCCGAGGCCAACCCCGAGTGTGGCAAACCAGCTCCCTGAGCTTCCCGGCCCTCATCTGCCAAGTAGGGTTAACACTCAAGGTCACAGGTGCTCTCCCTGAGACCAGCACCCACGGGGTCCAGAGGCCCTCACTGGCCAAGGCTGGGGGCCAGGCGCTGCTCTGTGCCAAGCGCCGTGTGGGTTATGGGGAAGTGTGGGCAGCCCTCCGTCAGGGGTGCTGGGGAGACCGGGGCCGCACCCTTGGCAATCACGGACTGGGTGGCCCCTGAGGGACACAGGCTCCAGTCAGGGCTCCCATGGCacggaggagggaggggcccagaAGGAACGCTTGAGTTAGGTCCCAgggaggagcagggcagggacagttccccgggaaaagcagcagggacacaggccCGCTCAGTAGGGACAGGAGGTCACGGCAGGAGGAAGCGCCCGGAGCAGGGGTCTGATGTGGACCCCAGGAGTCTGAGCAGCTGGGGAATGGGAGGGAGCCCCCATTCCTGGCTGCAGACTCCAGGGCAGGCAGGGATGATACCAGGATGGAGTGTGGGGTCCCAGCCCTGTGACCCCTTCCCAGAATTTCAGCCCAGGActgaagggtgggagtgggggatgggcTGTGTGAGCTAAGAAGGCCCATCCTGAATCTGGGGCCAGGGAAgaagtgtggggggggggcaccctCCTGCTTACACAGCTGGCAGCGAGCCTCCCGGACAACCCAGGGGAATCCAGGCCCACACCCTGGTGGTGGGCGGAACTCCCGGGGCATCTCGCTCACAAGATCTTCCGGAAGGGATGGACGAGCCCTGACCACCCGCCGCCCCCTCACAGCCTCTCGGGAACATAGAAAGGGCGGCCTTCATCCTCAGAGTGGCCCAGCGGGCACGTGGCCAGGGGCGTACCTCATCGCAGATGTGCATGGAGAAGATGACCGACAGAATGCCCGTGGATGGGTACCGCCCGTGGCCCTGCAGCCAGTTGTCGAAGACATACTTGATGAAGGCCGGGTGGTAGATCAGGATCTGCGGGAGGAGCACAGGGCCAGGGTGAGCCACGACACACAGCCAAGGCCACGGGCACACAGCCGGCTGGGGCGGCACCTGACAAGTCACCTGCCCTGGCGGGAAAGACGGGCAGTGGCGCACACCACCCAGACAGAGCTGTTGGCACTGGGAAGGAGtcgaagagagaaagaaagcctgCAGGCTGGGAAGCTGACGTTTGGAGAGGACCAGAGGGGGACAGGAAGGGTTCCGGGGGGAGCAGCAGGAAGTGGGCAGGGGGCCTGGAAACACCCATGGGGCCACTGCTCTGCCAGcaagtttgacttttttttttttttttgacaggcagagtggacagtgagagagagagacagagagaaaggtcttctttttccgttggttcacccccccaacggccactgtggccggcgcaccgcactgatacgaagccaggagccaggtgcttctcctggtctcccatggggtgcagggcccaagcacttgggccatcctccactgcactcctgggccacagcagagagctggactggaagaggggcaaccgggacagaatccggcgcccatatgggatgccggtgcctcaaggcggaggattaaccaagtgaaccacagcgccgaccccagcaagttttatattttttaaatgtattttatctatttgtaaagcatagcaagagagagagagagagagagagagagagcgagagagctcttccatgcacaggtttactccccaaatgcctgcaacagctggggctgggggccaggctgaagccaggagtttggaacctAATCCAAATCTGCCATAGGgagcggcaggaacccagccactggATTCTATCAagggctgcctctcagggtgcaggttagcaggagctggatcaggagtggagccaggcgcTCTGCTATAGAAGGCAGGCACCCCAAAAGGcagcttagccactgtgccaaacacccacccccagaaTCACCGATTTTTAAACCCTGTGTGCTGGGTTCCCTTCTCCTCGGGTCACAGATGCACAcacggaggctcagagaggctaaggAACGTGCACCATGTCACACAGCCAGCGGGAGCAGAGGCGGGCGGCGTGGGGCTGGTGGCAGGCTTGGCCTCGgttccccagcccctgtgctggCTTACGACCAGCGGAGACTTCTCGGACTGCACAGCGTGTGTCTCCTGCTCCTTGGAGTGGACAGAAAGGCAGAGTCGTGCAGGTCTCTGATGACCCTCAATCTCTCAGGCTGGCCCGggtactgctgtctcccaggggctcTCCCGTCTACAGGTGCACCTGTGCCTTCCTCCTGGAGGGGCAGTGTGGCCCAATGCAAAGGGCAGGGTGCAGGAGGTGCCAGGAATTCAGTTTTAGCTgagccagctgtgtgaccctgagcaagtTACCTGACCTCTCTGTGCCAATGGAACTAGGATAGTGTGTGCAAAGGGCCAAGGTGGGGGCATTTCactccttcctccttctgcctGTGGCCcatctgcagggggtgggggagggagacatGGAGGCACCAGTGGTGAGGCCTGGCTTTGAGATACTCACACGCAACAGGAATGAGCCTGAGGCTTCCTACCAGTGTGGGCCCTGGGGGTCTGTGGCTGAGACCACCCCCAGATCTCCCGGACCAAGGAGCCACTTTGTGAACTTCTgccagtgcttgagcccttgctgGCAGGGAAGTTAAATGAGGGCTGCAGCCTCCACTGGGAACCCTGGGGTCTGGGGTTTGGGGCTGGAGTCTGGCGCTTGGGTCAAAAGCCTGAGAAAGGAGACCTCGGGTGGAGCAAAAGGCTGGAGCCTCAACTCACCTTGTCCTGTTTCACTTTGATCTTGGCGGGGACGGGCACGTAGGTGCTGcagtgggagaaagagaagatggtcatgtggggagggggctccggcCCAGCTGAGGCCCtcccgcagccccctccccccagaggcACTGACGGGGAGCTCGGCCGAGTGTAGCGCGAGCTGCGGCTTCACACCTCGCTTTCCTAGCaagcccaggaggagcaggaCTTGCTCCAAACATGGCCTGAAGCAGCACCCAGTGCCGGAGCCGGGCTGTGAGGCCTCAGCCGCCCTCGTTCATCCATCCCCAAGGTCCCACGTAAAGGCAGAGGAGTTGCAGCTGTGCTGGCCTCGACCCTGCGGCTGCCCCGCGTGGGACGCAGGCTGAGGCCACATCCTGGCCGGGCCCAGCTCCCGCTTCCCTGCATCCAGGACAAGCAGAAAACACGAGCTTCTTGTCCCCAGCCAGACTCGGGCACGTGGGAACCAGAGCCAGCGGGGAGCCCAGGCTGTGCTGGTTCTGCCCAGGGGCAGGCTGCTGGCcaagcctctgcttcctcctcctggtgAGGATTACATGGAAAACAGCAGCTCCTCCCTGGGCAGGGAGCGCCTTCGCTCAGCCGGAGCCCAGGTGCTctgcctgccctggccactggagggcagcagaggcaTCAACCGCACTCTCCTttccctcgccccctcccccaggcctccgCTGTCTGGAAAGcagggggctggcatcgtgggtGCACTTTAGAAGCAGAGCGGGGAGCAGATGCCGACCTTGGCAGTCTAAGCAAGAGTCCTTGGCAGGGGGTGGCCGAGCTGTGACTTGTTagagggtgtggggtgggggaggggcagtaaGCACTGGAGAGTGGGAATTGTGAGAGATGGGGGGGGTCCCGTGGAGGGGAGTGGGTGGAGGACGTGAGGGGCGGGGACTCACTGGGAGATGGTGCCCGTGGTGGTGGCACTGACCACCCACTGCAGGTCGATCGTCTTGAAGGGCACCAGCACCATGCTCACGTTCTCCCCCAGCTCCCGGAAGCTCTCGGGGTACACCAGATGGTGGGTGGTCTTGCTCCCCACGTCGCCCTCAAAGCCCACGGTGGGCGCCTTGTTCATcctgggaggggaagagagacaaagacacgTGGCAGGGCCTGCGCTGGGACCTCAGCCGtgtcccctcctccctggggccgCCTCTGTGAAACAGATACAAATCAGACAGGGCGTCCAGGCTTTCCTTGTTCTCTTCTCTCATCGCAGTGAGTCTAAAGCTCTCCAGGGCTGAGCGCCCGTGAAACGTCACTGTTGGTGTCCTACAGCCCCTCTTGATGGTCCCAGAAACCCCAGCTCAGACAGGCTGCTCCAGGCCACGGAGCTGCCCCAGGGCAGCGCTGAACTGAGGTCTGACCCTGACTCTGACCCTCTGTTCGTCACCATGCTCATTCCCATTGGCTGCCAGGCACACCGAGGCTCTGAGGGGCCAGTGAGAGGTCCGTGTGGGCGGCCAGCCCCATCCCTCAGGGCTACAGGGAATCCAGGATACACTGGGGATGTCTTTCTGGAATGTCTGTCCCACTTGGAGACGGGGCAAATGCATTTTGCATGGAAAGCCTGCAGTTCTGTTATAGCAGATTGCAAAGTGGGGACGGATTT
Above is a genomic segment from Oryctolagus cuniculus chromosome 6, mOryCun1.1, whole genome shotgun sequence containing:
- the ST3GAL1 gene encoding CMP-N-acetylneuraminate-beta-galactosamide-alpha-2,3-sialyltransferase 1, with protein sequence MVTPRKRTLKALAFLMLFIFLTSFLLNYSHTMVATTWFPKQMVLEFSENLRKLIKTRPCTCAHCVGQRKLSAWFDERFNQTMQPLLTAHNALMEEDTYRWWLKLQREKKPNNLNDTIKELFSVVPGDVDPVLEKRSVGCRRCAVVGNSGNLRESSYGPDIDSHDFVLRMNKAPTVGFEGDVGSKTTHHLVYPESFRELGENVSMVLVPFKTIDLQWVVSATTTGTISHTYVPVPAKIKVKQDKILIYHPAFIKYVFDNWLQGHGRYPSTGILSVIFSMHICDEVDLYGFGADSKGNWHHYWENNPSAGAFRKTGVHDADFESNVTATLAAINKIRIFKGR